The sequence ATATCAAGTCGCTCGCATGTAAGTCACTCAAATCAGGCCGCCAACTCTTCCGAGAATTTGCGGCTTTTTTGTGTATCACATTCCTCTGCCATTGGACAATTACCCTTTCTTCCACATGCCTCTACCAAGACTAACCGACTAAATCAAAACAATAAAATCCTAATACCAATCGAAATAATCCACACTAGAGTATTCATAAAAAGTATGAGAATCTTAGGCAGTATTTAAAAACCAAGGAGAGGCAGTGCTGTTATCGAATCAAAGAATAACGCTTTCACCATTCGATGAAACGGATAGAGATCTGTTTATAGAGTTTTTCATGGACCCCGAAACCATGAAGCATGTTTATGCGCCTTTCACTTACGAAGAAGCGGTTGCAGCTTTTGAGATAAAGTCACGGCCTTGGACTCCCGAAAGTAACAGCTGGCTATCATTTAGCATATCATCCCTCGATTCTGGCGAGAAACTGGGGCACTTAGGCCTCAAAATTATTAACCATGAGGCTAAAATTGCTGAAGTTGGTTATATGATCAAACAAAGTGCGCAAGGCAAAGGCTTTGCTGGTGAGGCATTAAATTTGGTTAAAGATTACGGATTCGAAGAGCTGCAATTAAACAAGTTAACGGCGACATGTTCAGTAGAAAATACTGGATCATTTAAATTGCTCGAAAAACTGGGTTTTATTCGTGAAGGCTGTTTGCAACAGAATTCGATAATCAACAACAGGTATGTGGATGACTATGTCTATGGGATCTGTAAATCGCATATTGCTGAAATCTAACACTTGTACCTTGCTGAGCTTATTATTTGACTTATCAACAAGTCGCAAGGATGGTCATATATGCGAAAAGGGTAGAGCCAAATCATTTTTCTTTCGCTCTACCCTTTATTCAGTACCAAGCTCAATACAGCGGGGCTTCGCCTTCGGGTCGTGTCTTCAGCACCTTAAGAAACCACATATACTGCTCAGGGTAAGCCAAGATAACCTGCTCTACCGCCTTGTTCAGCGCTAAGGCTTCATTCTCTTTCCCCTTCATTTCTTCAGGGGCGATGGCTGGCATCACGGTCAAATCATAGCGACGCGCTTTTTGATCGTAACCTATCTTCACCGGCATCACCTGAGCATTTCCGGCCTGAGCTAAACGGCCCACAACGGGCAAGGTGGCTTTAACCGTACCTAAGAACGGCGCAAAGATACTCTTCTCCGGGCCAAGATCTTCATCGGGCAGATAAAAAAAGCTGTTGTTATTCTTAAGCTCAGATAATAGGGCGCGAATACCCGCCTCTCGCATGTAGATGTTGCCACCGAGTGAGCTGCGCATACGGTTGTTAAACCAGTTAAACAGGCCATTTCTATGTGCCTTGGCCATGCTAACCATAGGAAGGTCTAAATTGAGTCTCAATCCTGCGTATTCGATCCCCCACACATGAGGCATAATGAAGACCACAGGTTGACCCGCCGCCCTCGCCTGCTCTACATGTTCAAAACCTATGAGATTGACTCTGCGTCTGAGATTGACTCTGGAACGTACCATCAGCTCAGATTGCGCCAGCAGTATCATCACGAAGTTTTCAATATTCTCATTGATCAGAGACTCGATCTCTTGTGACGACTTTTCGGGAAAACAGATGGTCAGATTCGTTCTAGCCACCGAAATAGGCTTTTTAGCTATCTTAGTGACTAATTTTGCCAGTTGCCGTGCAATAGGATCACGCAACCAAGCCGGCATAAGCCCAAACAGAACCAAGATGGCGATACCAATCCAAGTAAAAAAATACTTAGGATGCAATAAATCGAGTGTAAAACGACGATCAAAATACTTTGGCTTTCTCGACAAGATACTGGCCTCGAGCTAGAAATAAAAAGAAACATGACATCATCAAGATGAAAAAAGCTAATTAAACAAAGAGTAAGCACTCATTGTTTAATTAAACACCTAAAAGACGATGAAAAGATGACCGAAAAGAAACAGAAAAAGCCACTCGCTTGAGTGGCCTTAACTTGAACTACAACGAAATTACTTTTTCGCGTTAGCTTCTTCTACGCGGCTTTTCAACTTCTGTCCTGGACGGAAGGTGACGACGCGACGAGCTGAGATAGGGATATCTTCACCTGTCTTCGGGTTTCTTCCCGGTCTTTGATTCTTATCTCTAAGGTCAAAGTTGCCGAAGCCAGATAACTTGACCTGCTCACCACTTTCGAGCGCTTGGCGAATTTCTTCGAAAAACGTCTCAACCATCTCCTTAGCTACACGCTTATTAATTCCAAGCGTTTCAAAAAGATGCTCTGCCATTTCGGCTTTGGTAAGTGCCATACTTTTAATCCCTCAACAATGCGTTGAACTCTGACTTGAGTGCAGAAACCACTGAATCAACCATCTCAGCTATCTCTTTTTCTTCAAGTGTACGAGTGTTATCTTGTAATGTAAGTGCGATCGCTAGGCTCTTTTTGCCTGACTCAACGCCTTTACCTTGGTATACATCGAATAAGTTTATGCCAACCAACTGATTTTGGCCAACTTTTCTTATCATTTTTACAACATCACCAGCAGAAATATTGTCATCTACAACCATAGCTATATCACGGCGATTGGCCGGGAACTTAGATACAGCCTGAGCTTGCGGTAAACTAGCATGCAATAAAGCGTCTAATTCAAGCTCGAAAACAATTGTTTTACCATTGAGACCAAACGGCTTTTCTAAGCTCGGATGAACCGTACCTATAATACCTATGACCTGATCATTTCTTAATATTTCAGCACATTGCCCCGGATGAAGCGCAGGATGAGTTGCTGATCTAAAAGTAAATTCTCCATCGGAAACTGTCAAGCCGATAATTGCTTCAAGATCGCCCTTTAGGTCAAAAAAGTCAGCCGTCTTAGATTCCATTGACCAATGTTCGTCATTCTGATTACCAGAGATCACAGCAGCAAGCATAGGCTGTTGACGCACATTTGAATCAGCTGATGTATCCGGCACGAAACGAAGCCCGGTTTCGAATAAACGAACTCGATTTTGCTGACGACTCTGGTTGTGACCAACAGCCCCTAGCAAACCGGTAAACAACGACAGTCGCATTGCCGACATCTCGATAGAGATAGGATTAGGTAAGATCATAGCCTCACAGCCAGGATGTACCTTATCTTGAAGCTTAGGGTCGACAAAACTGTAGGTAATGGCTTCCTGGAATCCACGCGCCACCAACATGCTACGCACACGCTTTAAACTGATGTTAGACTCTTTATGGTCCGGCATGCTCAAAGAACCAACGGGCGCAGTATTAGGTATGTTGTTGTAACCATAGATACGAGCGACTTCTTCGATCAAATCTTCTTCGATGGCCATATCAAAACGGTACGTTGCAGTCACAACATTCCATTGATCAGCGATGAATTCGACGACAAATCCCAGACGTTCAAGAATTTCAGTCACTTCAGCGTCAGAAATATGATGACCTAAGATGCGATCTAGCTTACTGCGACGCAAGGTGATCGAGACGGGCTTAGGCAGATGCGCGTCAGATTTAGCTTCAACAACCGGTCCGGCTTCACCACCACAGATGTCCAACACTAAACGTGTCGCTCTATCCATCACCTTATGCTGCAGTTCAGGATCGACACCACGCTCGAAACGATGAGATGAGTCAGTATGCAAGCCAAGGCGACGTGTCTTACCTAAGATGGCCAGAGGCGCAAAGAAAGCACATTCAAGCAAGATATCTTGAGTCTCGCTGTTCACACCTGAATATTCGCCGCCAAAGACACCAGCAAGCGCCAGAGACTTCTCCTGGTCACTGATGACCAACATGTCTGCAGGCACGGTGATCTCGTTACCATCAAGCAGTGTGAGCTTCTCATCGCCTGTAGCCATGCGAACCTGAATGTCACCAGTTAGCTTAGCCAGATCGAAGGCATGCATAGGCTGACCAAATTCAATCAAGACATAGTTGGTAATATCGACAATAGGATCGATGGAACGAATACCACTGCGACGTAACTTCTCTTGTATCCAAAGTGGCGATTGAGCGTTGACGTTTATATTCTTGACCACACGGCCAAGGTAACGTGCACAAGACTCAGGCGCCTGGAGGTCAATTTGAAGTGAGTCATCGATGGAAGGAATCACTTTTTCCCACGTTGGCTCTGTCACGGCTTGACGGTTTAACACGCCAACCTCACGTGCCAGACCTGACATACCGAGACAATCGGCACGGTTTGCCGTGAGATCGACATCGATAATCGCATCTTCCAGGCTCAAATACTCACGTATATCGACGCCAAGTGGCGCATCTGTGGGAAGTTCAAGGATACCGTCACTCTCGATATCTATACCAAGCTCACCGTAAGAACACAACATACCAAATGAAGGTTCACCGCGAAGCTTTGCCTTCTTGATTTTGAAGTTACCCGGCAACACAGCGCCGACCATAGCAACGGCAACTTTCAAACCTAAGCGACAGTTCGGTGCGCCACAAACAATGTCGATAAGTTCATCTTGACCGACATTAATTTTTGTTACACGTAGCTTATCTGCATCCGGATGCTGGCCACATTCGACAACTTCACCGACGATAACACCGGAAAACTCACCGGCAACGCCTTCGACACCATCGACTTCTAAACCAGCCATGGTGATTTGATGTGACAATTCGTCACGGCTTATGCTTGGATTAACCCACTCACGGAGCCAAGATTCACTAAATTTCATGCTGTACTGCTCCGTTATTTAAATTGCTTGAGGAAACGTAGGTCATTTTCGAAGAATGAACGCAGATCGTTAACGCCGTAACGCAACATAGATAGACGCTCAACTCCCATGCCGAAAGCAAAACCGGAGTATTTTTCAGGATCGATACCAACACTGCGCAAGACATTGGGATGTACCATGCCGCAACCAAGCACTTCTAACCACTTACCATTTTTCCCCATCACATCCACTTCAGCCGATGGCTCAGTGAACGGGAAGTAAGAAGGACGGAAACGTACTTCTAAATCTTCCTCGAAGAAATTGCGTAGGAAATCGTGCAATATGCCTTTTAGCTCGGCAAAGTTGACGTTCTCGGCAACCAATAACCCTTCAACCTGATGAAACATAGGTGTGTGAGTCTGATCATAATCGTTACGGTATACGCGGCCAGGTGAGATGATACGCAGAGGCGGCTTCTCATTTTCCATGGTGCGGATCTGCACACCTGAAGTTTGAGTACGCAACATCACTTTAGGATTAAAGTAAAAAGTATCATGATCGGCACGAGCAGGATGATGCTCCGAGATGTTCAGAGCGTCGAAGTTATGGAAATCATCTTCAATTTCTGGGCCCTGCTTTACGCTAAAGCCAAGCTCACCAAAGAAGGTTTCGATACGTTCGATAGTACGTGTTACTGGGTGTAATCCACCGTTATCGATTGAACGACCGGGTAGAGTCACATCTATGCTTTCAGCGGCGAGTTTTGCTGCTAGCTCTGACGCTTTTAAGCCTTCAATACGCTCAGATAATTTCTGCTGAACGGCCTGTTTGGCTTGGTTCACAGCTTGACCGAAAGCGGGTTTCTCAGCCGGGGGCAGTTTACCCATCATCTTCATCATGTCGGTTATTTTACCTTTCTTACCTAGGTATTCGACACGAAGTTCATCGAGGGCTTTAAGATCACTCGCCCCATCGATGGCCAACAAGGCCTGTTCTACGATCTCTGTTAACTGTGACATCATCTCTTCCAGTGCATTGGACCTTCTAATTAAGGCCATTACTTTGTGTTACTGTCTATTTATCTTACGAAAATAGAAAAAGAGACAAATTTTACGTGAGCTCATCCATTTTGACTAGGGCTAATTTACGCTTTTATCCATAAAATCTAGATATATCACTCTCATTGTCAGTATAACCTCCACTCCAGCACATATTAACGACTCAAAGCCTGAATATCGGGCCAATTCCTCTCTTTATAAATGTGAAATAATTGTATCCTGACAAGTATATACACAGTGATGTGAACAAAGATTAAACGATCAACTTTATGAATGCTAAATACAGGTTAAGAAATTGTAGAGACACCCGATATACATGTGTGATCACATTCAGCAACAGAGAAGTGCTATGAAAGAAGTAAAATTTCGTTGGGTAGACCAATTTCTTATCCAGATGACATTAAAAACAAAATTCGCCATTCTAGCTATTATCCCTATTCTCACCTTAATAGGACTTTCCTTTATCCTGTATAGCCAATTTATGCAGCAGATAACACAAAGCCATAATGATACGGCCCAACAACAATCAAGAGCCATAGACGAAATAGTAACACTCAGTGCTAGCTATATCCCTCAAGCGCAACAAGCTGATTATTTCAGCCAACTGACACGACTACAACGGGTTATCAAAGAGCAAAACTTGTCGCGAGAACAGGCCCAAGCGGCCAATCGAGGTGGTGGCATCGTCAAGGATAATTATCAGACACAAGCCATAGGTCCTCAGAATAATACCGGCGTTGTCGCTAGCGTGACCATGAGGGATCTCAGTACTGTTATGGATAGCTCACGAGTTTATGTCATCACCTGCTTAATGGCACTTATTTTAATCATCATTATCTCCAACTACACCATCTCCAGTTTTGTCGGCGGCGCCCTCTATACTAATGTTATGGCACTCAAGAGAGCGGCCGATGGCGATCTCACCAGTAGACTCAACTTCTTTGAAGTAAAAGATGAGTTCAGTATATTGGCAATCAGCATAGATACCTTAGTCGAGCGTCAACATAACTTAGTGACACAGTTGAGCCAGGCGAGTCAACAGATCCGTGAAGTGGTGCAATCTTTCCGACAAAATGCTCAGGAAGGTCAATCTTTAGCCTCTAATCAGAGACAACATCTCGACTCACTGGCCACAGCCATGGAAGAGATGACAGCAGCGGTCAAAGAGGTCGCGCGAAATGCCGAGCAGTCATCGATTGAGACCCAAGAGGCGAACGCTCAGGTAGATGCTGGGTCAAATGATATCGCCACCACAGTTGATGCCATCGAGATGCTATCCAATGAGATAGGTGAAGCTTCTACTGCGGTAGATACCCTAAATGACAATGCGGCAAAAATTGACGCGGTCGTTACCACAATTAATTCGATTTCAGAACAGACGAATCTACTCGCACTCAATGCCGCCATCGAAGCCGCTCGCGCCGGTGAGCAAGGTCGTGGGTTTGCCGTTGTCGCCGATGAGGTTCGAACATTAGCGGGACGAACTCAAGATGCGACTGTCGAGATTAAATCTATGATTGAGGCGCTGCAGTCCGGAGCACAAGATCTAACTCAAGTGATGAAACGCACCGTAGATAAAGCCAACGAAGGTAAGAAACATGTCCTAGATACAGGCGATGACTTGAAAGCCATTGCCGAGCACAGTGGCCGCGTATATGAGATGAGCGTCCTCATCGCCACCTCTGCCGATGAGCAATCGGCAGTGGCGAACGAAATCGCGACAAATTTGATGGAGATCCGCAACCAGTCCCATAACGTGGAACAATCGGCTAATGATTCGGTATCGGGCTGTGATGGACTCCATGCCACCGCTGAGCAACTAGATCAACTGCTGGTCGGACTCAAGATTTAGCCCCTCAAGGCTATGCTTGAGTAGATAGATCCTGATGAATAGAATGGAAATGCCCAATGCTTAACACACTGGGCATTTTTTCTTAAAAGAATCACTAAACATCGACTGGTTTAAACCGCGCAGCTTTTCATTTATGGTAGAGGTCTATCTCTCATGATGAGAGTAAAAAGGAAGTATGCCCAAATGGGAAAAAATGGACCCGATGACCAGCCCTCTTTCAAAACACATTGGCTGAACAGCTTACCCTTTAAATTTTCTATAATTCAGTTTTGTATCGTCAGCCTGATCATCGCGTCGAGTATCTGGCTTATCCTATCCATAGAGAAAAAGCACCATCAAGAGACCCAACTATCCTTAAGCCAAAATTTAGGCTTGACCATAGTCGCTCAACTTCAGCAAACCACATCAAAAATTGAAGCTCTTGCCGCCTCTATGGCCTCTATCGGCGTCACTTATGCCCATTCTCCGACTCAGCTACAACAGATAGTCCCCGCCCTCCTCGATACCGATGGACAACAATCCCTAATCGCGGGTGGGGGAATATGGCCCGAACCCGGCGCTTTCGATTCATCTAAATTGCGAGACAGTTACTTCTGGGCCCGTGATGAGCAAAATCAATTTGAGCTGATCTATGGATATAATAATGCCAATGGCTCAGGCTATCATTCTGAGATCTGGTACAAACCTACGCGTTTTTATCCCGTCGGCACCACCTACTGGTCTGATGCCTATATCGATCCACACACAGATGAGACCATGATAACCGCCTCGGTTCCCATGTGGTTAGACCACAAATTTATCGGGGTCTCTACGGTAGATCTGGCACTTTCATCACTTAAGTCCTTTTTTGATAAACTAGAGCTGCACCAAGGTTACCTGTTTGCACTCGATAGCAATAATAACCTTCTGGCTCATCCCTATGATGCTGAGGAGCGAGACTCAAGGAAACCATCGCCATACTTGAGTCACCCTTTCAAGCAATTCACTCAAGATCATCCAGCCTACGCATCAATCCTCACAGAGATAGATAAAATTGACGCTCAATTCCTAAAGCATGCCGGAACGAGCAGCACCTACGATCCATCGCAACTCAATGCATTGCTAGAGACTCTAGATGTATCTAAGCGAGACAGGCTGTCGGCGCTTATCAATGCCAATGCTAGCGGAGTATCGCCTAACTCTGAACGCACCACCAGCTTCGTCTTAGACCAAGATCCTTTACTCAAGGAACCAGTATTGGTGTCTGTGTTTCATATGCCTAGAACCTACTGGAAGATCATCTTAGTGACGCCCTTGAGTGAAGTGGGCAATAAGGATCATGCCATCGCAGCAAAGGTTGGCATCTTCTTACTCTTGACCCAATTAATTGCCCTTGTGGTGCTATTTATGTTCCAACATAGGTTGTTTATCAAGCCGATCTCCAAGATGGTCGAGTCCCTGCAAGGAGGCAACATAGCGAAATTAGAGCTCACCGCCAATCAACGTCAAGATGAAATAGGCAAACTGGCTAAGGCATTCACATCAAGAAACCAGCAGCTTGAAATTGCTTACGCCAGTCTAGATGCCGGAAACTTAGCTCTGGAACAACAACTTGAGATGCAAAAACACGCTCAAATTCAATTGAGTAAGCATAAGAACCAACTCAATGATCTGCTCAATTCATCGCAAAACCTCATCTGTATCAAGAACACTGAAGGACTATATACCTTAGTGAATGATAGGTTCTGTGAGGTATTAGGCCTGGAGCGAGATAAAGTCATTGGCGCTAAAGACAGTGACCTTTTCCCTACCCACATCGCCGAGATTATTGCCGGCCATGATAAGATCATCGCCAGTACGGAAACGCCACAAAGCTTTGAGCAACCCATCCCAACCAACCAAGGTGAAATCACTTACTTGATCACTAAATATCCCATTCAGGATGATGAAGGTCATATTTTTGCTTTAGGTGCCATGGCGTTCGATATCAGTCATATAAAAGCCGATAACCAGGAGCTAACCTGCAAGGTTGAACAGCTCAATCAAAACTTAGTTCACCGGGAGATGCAGCTGCAACAATTAAAAATGACCCTACGCCGGGTTGAACAATCGAGCATCACCATAGAAAAACACAAGCAACAATCGCTGCAACTGCAGCATATTGGAGCTCAGAATCATAAGTTAATGCCTCAACTAATTACAGATATCTTACGAGAACAACTCAAAGAGCATGAACTTATCTTCACTAAACTGAGTCAAGATAGCGCTTTGCCATTGAGGGAAGATATGTTGGATCTTATGCGCCTTGTCACAGAGCAAACCGATAAGTTACGTCACCTACTCTACATAGTCGTGCCCCAGAGCGAAGCAATTAAATCAGTTCACATAAAGCAATTTTTGGAGCATCTGTTAGCCGTATTAGGCCCGCAATTTGATGCTTGTAAGGTGACATCCAGCCTGGACTGTTCTGACTTGCTAACATTACAAGTCTCACCCTGGTCACTGTTACTCCTTTTTTATAAACTATTGCAAAACACCTTATCCCATGGATTCAACCTAAACACTGAGCATAATGAAATAACCATATCAGTGCACAAAAACGGTCAACAACTCATGATAAACATCAAGGACAATGGTGTCGGTATCGTGTCTTCGCACCTTGAAGAGATAAACAAGCAGATAAGGGATCACACCAGCACTGGCACTCTGGCAGAGTTAGCCCTCTGGTTAAAAGTTGAGTTTAACGGTGAGATAAGTGTTCACTCGGAACTATCCCAATATACTGAGGTAAGGTGTTTGCTAACCCTTACTGATGGCAGTGATTGAAGGACAATGACTAAAAGCAGTGCTTAGAAACGGTCTCTAAAAAAGCATTGAATGAATTAGATGGCGCGACTTGGGTAACCAACAAAGATAGAAAAAAGAGAGGGAACGCCCTCTCTTTTTGATATTCAGCAGATTAACGCTCCACATCTACCAGATAATGGCCCTGTAGCCAGTTTCGC is a genomic window of Shewanella psychrophila containing:
- a CDS encoding GNAT family N-acetyltransferase yields the protein MLLSNQRITLSPFDETDRDLFIEFFMDPETMKHVYAPFTYEEAVAAFEIKSRPWTPESNSWLSFSISSLDSGEKLGHLGLKIINHEAKIAEVGYMIKQSAQGKGFAGEALNLVKDYGFEELQLNKLTATCSVENTGSFKLLEKLGFIREGCLQQNSIINNRYVDDYVYGICKSHIAEI
- the lpxM gene encoding lauroyl-Kdo(2)-lipid IV(A) myristoyltransferase (LpxM is lauroyl-Kdo(2)-lipid IV(A) myristoyltransferase, an enzyme characterized in Escherichia coli and involved in biosynthesis of the form of lipid A found in that species and some closely related species.); protein product: MSRKPKYFDRRFTLDLLHPKYFFTWIGIAILVLFGLMPAWLRDPIARQLAKLVTKIAKKPISVARTNLTICFPEKSSQEIESLINENIENFVMILLAQSELMVRSRVNLRRRVNLIGFEHVEQARAAGQPVVFIMPHVWGIEYAGLRLNLDLPMVSMAKAHRNGLFNWFNNRMRSSLGGNIYMREAGIRALLSELKNNNSFFYLPDEDLGPEKSIFAPFLGTVKATLPVVGRLAQAGNAQVMPVKIGYDQKARRYDLTVMPAIAPEEMKGKENEALALNKAVEQVILAYPEQYMWFLKVLKTRPEGEAPLY
- the ihfA gene encoding integration host factor subunit alpha codes for the protein MALTKAEMAEHLFETLGINKRVAKEMVETFFEEIRQALESGEQVKLSGFGNFDLRDKNQRPGRNPKTGEDIPISARRVVTFRPGQKLKSRVEEANAKK
- the pheT gene encoding phenylalanine--tRNA ligase subunit beta; this encodes MKFSESWLREWVNPSISRDELSHQITMAGLEVDGVEGVAGEFSGVIVGEVVECGQHPDADKLRVTKINVGQDELIDIVCGAPNCRLGLKVAVAMVGAVLPGNFKIKKAKLRGEPSFGMLCSYGELGIDIESDGILELPTDAPLGVDIREYLSLEDAIIDVDLTANRADCLGMSGLAREVGVLNRQAVTEPTWEKVIPSIDDSLQIDLQAPESCARYLGRVVKNINVNAQSPLWIQEKLRRSGIRSIDPIVDITNYVLIEFGQPMHAFDLAKLTGDIQVRMATGDEKLTLLDGNEITVPADMLVISDQEKSLALAGVFGGEYSGVNSETQDILLECAFFAPLAILGKTRRLGLHTDSSHRFERGVDPELQHKVMDRATRLVLDICGGEAGPVVEAKSDAHLPKPVSITLRRSKLDRILGHHISDAEVTEILERLGFVVEFIADQWNVVTATYRFDMAIEEDLIEEVARIYGYNNIPNTAPVGSLSMPDHKESNISLKRVRSMLVARGFQEAITYSFVDPKLQDKVHPGCEAMILPNPISIEMSAMRLSLFTGLLGAVGHNQSRQQNRVRLFETGLRFVPDTSADSNVRQQPMLAAVISGNQNDEHWSMESKTADFFDLKGDLEAIIGLTVSDGEFTFRSATHPALHPGQCAEILRNDQVIGIIGTVHPSLEKPFGLNGKTIVFELELDALLHASLPQAQAVSKFPANRRDIAMVVDDNISAGDVVKMIRKVGQNQLVGINLFDVYQGKGVESGKKSLAIALTLQDNTRTLEEKEIAEMVDSVVSALKSEFNALLRD
- the pheS gene encoding phenylalanine--tRNA ligase subunit alpha, producing MSQLTEIVEQALLAIDGASDLKALDELRVEYLGKKGKITDMMKMMGKLPPAEKPAFGQAVNQAKQAVQQKLSERIEGLKASELAAKLAAESIDVTLPGRSIDNGGLHPVTRTIERIETFFGELGFSVKQGPEIEDDFHNFDALNISEHHPARADHDTFYFNPKVMLRTQTSGVQIRTMENEKPPLRIISPGRVYRNDYDQTHTPMFHQVEGLLVAENVNFAELKGILHDFLRNFFEEDLEVRFRPSYFPFTEPSAEVDVMGKNGKWLEVLGCGMVHPNVLRSVGIDPEKYSGFAFGMGVERLSMLRYGVNDLRSFFENDLRFLKQFK
- a CDS encoding methyl-accepting chemotaxis protein, with the protein product MKEVKFRWVDQFLIQMTLKTKFAILAIIPILTLIGLSFILYSQFMQQITQSHNDTAQQQSRAIDEIVTLSASYIPQAQQADYFSQLTRLQRVIKEQNLSREQAQAANRGGGIVKDNYQTQAIGPQNNTGVVASVTMRDLSTVMDSSRVYVITCLMALILIIIISNYTISSFVGGALYTNVMALKRAADGDLTSRLNFFEVKDEFSILAISIDTLVERQHNLVTQLSQASQQIREVVQSFRQNAQEGQSLASNQRQHLDSLATAMEEMTAAVKEVARNAEQSSIETQEANAQVDAGSNDIATTVDAIEMLSNEIGEASTAVDTLNDNAAKIDAVVTTINSISEQTNLLALNAAIEAARAGEQGRGFAVVADEVRTLAGRTQDATVEIKSMIEALQSGAQDLTQVMKRTVDKANEGKKHVLDTGDDLKAIAEHSGRVYEMSVLIATSADEQSAVANEIATNLMEIRNQSHNVEQSANDSVSGCDGLHATAEQLDQLLVGLKI
- a CDS encoding PAS domain-containing protein; the protein is MGKNGPDDQPSFKTHWLNSLPFKFSIIQFCIVSLIIASSIWLILSIEKKHHQETQLSLSQNLGLTIVAQLQQTTSKIEALAASMASIGVTYAHSPTQLQQIVPALLDTDGQQSLIAGGGIWPEPGAFDSSKLRDSYFWARDEQNQFELIYGYNNANGSGYHSEIWYKPTRFYPVGTTYWSDAYIDPHTDETMITASVPMWLDHKFIGVSTVDLALSSLKSFFDKLELHQGYLFALDSNNNLLAHPYDAEERDSRKPSPYLSHPFKQFTQDHPAYASILTEIDKIDAQFLKHAGTSSTYDPSQLNALLETLDVSKRDRLSALINANASGVSPNSERTTSFVLDQDPLLKEPVLVSVFHMPRTYWKIILVTPLSEVGNKDHAIAAKVGIFLLLTQLIALVVLFMFQHRLFIKPISKMVESLQGGNIAKLELTANQRQDEIGKLAKAFTSRNQQLEIAYASLDAGNLALEQQLEMQKHAQIQLSKHKNQLNDLLNSSQNLICIKNTEGLYTLVNDRFCEVLGLERDKVIGAKDSDLFPTHIAEIIAGHDKIIASTETPQSFEQPIPTNQGEITYLITKYPIQDDEGHIFALGAMAFDISHIKADNQELTCKVEQLNQNLVHREMQLQQLKMTLRRVEQSSITIEKHKQQSLQLQHIGAQNHKLMPQLITDILREQLKEHELIFTKLSQDSALPLREDMLDLMRLVTEQTDKLRHLLYIVVPQSEAIKSVHIKQFLEHLLAVLGPQFDACKVTSSLDCSDLLTLQVSPWSLLLLFYKLLQNTLSHGFNLNTEHNEITISVHKNGQQLMINIKDNGVGIVSSHLEEINKQIRDHTSTGTLAELALWLKVEFNGEISVHSELSQYTEVRCLLTLTDGSD